The following are encoded in a window of Novosphingobium sp. THN1 genomic DNA:
- a CDS encoding CoA ester lyase, translating to MPPRSWLFVPGDSDKKLGKAMTTGAHAVIVDLEDAVAPAAKPQARILARDWLAIHRQHVTENRPLARWVRINAIETGLWREDLAVVMAGAPDGVMLPKCEGPDQIRMVAAEIYELEQRNRLPNGATKILPLVSETARSALTIPSYVDEPMPRLAGLTWGAEDLSAVLGASRKRDAAGAWTDAFRFIRAQCLLVSHAKGAWAVDTLYDDFRDENGTRRAAEAAKADGFTGMLAIHPSQVPIINAAFAPTEEELAEAHAIVALFSANPHAGTLQYNGRMVDQPHLRMARQLLGIG from the coding sequence ATGCCGCCAAGATCATGGCTTTTCGTTCCCGGTGACAGTGACAAGAAGCTGGGCAAGGCCATGACCACCGGCGCGCATGCGGTGATCGTGGATCTCGAGGATGCGGTCGCTCCGGCGGCAAAGCCACAGGCCCGCATCCTCGCACGCGACTGGCTGGCGATCCATCGCCAGCACGTGACGGAAAACCGCCCGCTGGCGCGCTGGGTGCGCATCAACGCAATCGAGACCGGCCTGTGGCGCGAGGACCTCGCCGTGGTCATGGCCGGCGCACCCGATGGCGTGATGCTGCCCAAGTGCGAAGGCCCCGACCAGATTCGCATGGTGGCGGCCGAGATCTACGAACTGGAACAGCGCAATCGCCTGCCCAACGGCGCCACGAAAATCCTGCCGTTGGTCAGCGAAACCGCGCGCTCCGCCCTTACCATCCCGTCTTACGTCGACGAGCCCATGCCGCGCCTTGCGGGCCTGACCTGGGGCGCGGAGGACCTGTCCGCCGTGCTTGGCGCCAGCCGCAAGCGCGATGCCGCGGGCGCGTGGACGGATGCCTTCCGCTTCATTCGCGCGCAGTGCCTGCTGGTGTCCCATGCCAAGGGCGCGTGGGCAGTCGACACGCTTTACGACGATTTCCGTGACGAAAACGGTACGCGCCGCGCTGCCGAAGCGGCCAAGGCCGATGGTTTCACCGGCATGCTGGCGATTCACCCGTCACAGGTGCCGATCATCAACGCGGCCTTTGCCCCCACCGAGGAGGAACTGGCCGAGGCGCACGCGATCGTGGCCCTGTTTTCCGCCAATCCCCACGCCGGCACGTTGCAATACAACGGCCGCATGGTCGATCAGCCGCACCTGAGGATGGCGCGGCAGTTACTCGGGATCGGCTGA
- a CDS encoding alkene reductase has translation MHEPLFQPLRLGAIEAPNRVIMAPLTRGRATSEGVPTPVMAEYYRQRASAGLIISEATGISREGLGWPSAPGIWSAEQTEAWKPVTEAVHQAGGRIVMQLWHMGRIVHPYFLGGEPPVSASATRAPGQAHTPEGKQDFATARPLRLDEMPRLVDDYGLAAENAKKAGFDGVQLHAANGYLIDQFLRDGTNLRDDDYGGSPQNRSRILREVVERLIAVWGKDLVSVRLSPNGDSQGTDDSNPAATFGEAARVLQDLGIGFLELRQPGPDGTFGQTDVPQQDALIRSIYTGPLVLNSDYTPEQAAADVASGRADAISFGRPFISNPDLVERIRVGAHINPNKGVPQTWYFPGEVGYTDYPTLAEETAAAD, from the coding sequence ATGCACGAACCACTGTTCCAGCCCCTGCGCCTCGGCGCGATCGAAGCACCGAACCGCGTCATCATGGCGCCGCTCACCCGTGGACGCGCCACTAGCGAAGGCGTGCCTACGCCGGTCATGGCTGAATACTACCGGCAACGCGCCAGCGCCGGCCTGATCATCTCCGAAGCCACCGGCATCAGCCGCGAAGGCCTTGGCTGGCCAAGCGCACCGGGCATCTGGTCGGCAGAACAGACCGAAGCGTGGAAGCCGGTGACCGAAGCCGTACACCAGGCGGGCGGTCGCATCGTGATGCAGCTGTGGCACATGGGCCGGATTGTTCACCCGTACTTCCTCGGTGGCGAACCGCCGGTCTCGGCTTCGGCCACCCGCGCGCCGGGGCAGGCGCACACGCCGGAAGGCAAGCAGGACTTCGCCACGGCGCGGCCCCTGCGCCTCGACGAGATGCCACGCCTTGTCGATGATTACGGCCTGGCTGCGGAAAACGCCAAGAAGGCCGGCTTTGATGGCGTGCAGCTTCATGCCGCCAATGGCTATCTGATCGACCAGTTCCTGCGCGATGGCACCAACCTGCGCGATGACGACTACGGCGGTTCGCCGCAGAACCGGTCACGCATCCTGCGTGAAGTGGTCGAACGCCTGATCGCGGTATGGGGCAAGGACCTCGTCTCGGTCCGCCTGTCACCCAACGGCGATTCGCAAGGCACGGATGACAGCAATCCCGCCGCCACGTTCGGCGAAGCGGCGCGGGTTTTGCAGGACCTCGGCATCGGCTTCCTCGAACTTCGCCAGCCGGGGCCCGATGGAACCTTCGGGCAGACCGACGTGCCGCAGCAGGACGCGCTGATCCGCTCGATCTATACCGGCCCGCTCGTGCTCAACAGCGACTACACGCCCGAGCAGGCCGCCGCCGACGTCGCCTCGGGCCGGGCCGATGCAATCAGCTTCGGCCGTCCGTTCATCTCGAACCCCGATCTGGTCGAGCGCATCCGTGTCGGAGCGCACATCAATCCGAACAAGGGGGTGCCACAGACGTGGTATTTCCCGGGCGAGGTCGGCTATACCGACTATCCGACGCTGGCGGAGGAAACCGCCGCCGCCGACTGA